One Nostoc sp. CENA543 genomic window, CTTAATAATCTTCCAGCTAAGATGATAGAACTAAATGGGGTTGAATACTTTGTTAGAGATTCCGGTACAGGGGAAGAAACTGTTTTATTAATTCATGGTTGGCCTGACGACGGCAATTTATGGAAACATCAAATAACCGCTTTATTAGAACATGGATATCGTGTAATTTGTCCAGATTTATTAGGTTACGGTTTAAGTGAAACACCTACAGATATAAGTCGCTATCAGTTGGCTAATTTAGTCAATGACATGATTTCCCTGCTAGAGAAATTAGCAGTTACAAAAGTCCATTGTATTGCTCATGATTATGGTGCTGTTATTGCTTGGGAACTAGCAGCACACACAGAAAAATTGCAAACATTTACAGCCATGTCTGTAGGACATTTGGCAGAATTTTTAACAACATCTCTTGAAAATGTGCAATTTTTGTGGATTTACTTTTTAAATATTCATGATGTCGCGCCTCAACTATATCAAGTCAACAATAGTTACTTACTTCGAGAAGTTCTGCGTAGTCATCCCAACAGAGAAGAGATTTTAGAAAATACTCTCAAACCAGGTATATTAGCAAATATGCAGCGACTAGAAAAAGCCAATCCCGTACCTAATTATTTGCTAGCTGCTTTAGCTGGAGAATTACCTGAACCTGTAGCAATTCCAGTTCCTACCTTTGGTATTTGGGGTAATCAAGATGAATTTTTATGGGAGTCACAAATGCGAAATTCTGGAAAATACATCTCAGCAGATTGGAAGTATGAAAAGATTACAGATGCAGGTCATTGGTTTATGCTTGAGCAACCACAGCAGGTAAATCAATTATTACTAAATTGGCTCAAAAAACATTCGCTTGAATTGAATAATAACTAAGGAGTAGGGATTAGGACTAAGAAACATAAAATTTCATGATTGGTTGTGTTTTGTTAGTGAATAGCTGACTTTAAATCAATACGGTTCAGTTAAGAATAAATGTAGGTTGGGTTGTAGCTTGCTTCCCCGTAGGGGTACGAAGTGAAACCCAACAAATCGGCGAAAATGTTGGGTTTTGTTCCTCAACCCAACCTACGCGGTTTAAGGTTTTTGACGCTAACTGAACGGTATTGGACTTTAAATTAGGTATTTACTAGACAACTTTGACTAACTCACGGTCTATGGTTGTCATTCCTAAACTTGCACGAATTTTACTCACTTGTACATCCCAAAACTGATCCCATTTTTGGGCTATCAGTTTACCCTGAGTCTGAGAACCTAGTCTATAGCCGCGAGCTATTTCTGTCATTAAATCATTCAACCTTGTCGGTTGATAAAGACTGATCATTACCATACCAAAACTTACTAACATCACACTGATAGGAATTGGAGTCTGAGCTAAAACGAATGCTTGGAGTCCAATTTCCCCAATAACATCAGTATCAAATCCCCTGGAGTTTAGACTAAGCAGCAAAAAATGACCCAGGAAGGCTGAGTTGAAAATAAATAGGCATTAGACATAAAAATCGACAATCTTAAGCAGATTCTGATTGTTGCTTACGTGGCTTAGTTGTAGTTTTTCTAACAACAGGATAGCGAATTCTACGTTGTCGGGGTTGTCCAGTCTTCCAGCCAGGGGACTTTCCGCGAGGTTTGGGCGGACGGGCAGGAGTACCAATCGTCGCTAAAATACTTCCCATCGCCTGAGCAACCCTACCTGGAGTCAAACTAACTAATAACTTTTGCCAAGGTAAAGGGTTGTCTGCAACGATATCACGGGCTAACCACAATTCCCAAGTCATGATGGGCATTAAGTCACTCCAACGCTCACATTGCTTAGGGGTACGTAGCTTGGGAAGAGTCCAGTGTAAGCGTTGCTTCAAAAAGCGATACCAGTGGTCAACAGTAAAACGCCGCAAGTAGAGTTGCCAAACTTCTTCTAAAGGCGGCATTTGTTCTCCCAGCCAAGCCAACCACAAAGGTTTTGACACCCGCAAGTTGCCAAGCTCATCAAGACGCTCAACCCGAATCAAGGACATCGGACGTGTAGCGGCTTTCCGAAAATGAAAATTTGACCACAAGCTCACCTTGATACGTCCTAGTTTTGGATGATTTACTTCTATAGTTTGAATGGCTTGAGTCCATGTCGAAGCATCATTCAACTTAAATTTATCACCATGTTTTCTCGGTCGTCCCTTGCCAGAATATGGTGGTGGTGCGCCCCATAAACAAAGATTTGAACGCAAACGTACCAAAATGTCTGCTTTAATATTACTCGTCTTCAAAACGAAAGGAGCGCACCCGTACTCACTATCCCAAACCGAAATTGGTCTGGTAGGTAAATTTTCACAAACTTGTTGTAATTGCCATGCTGCTTTCTGGATTGGGCTTTCCCAACTGGTAATTCGCTCGTGTCTCAATGGTAATGCCCAACTGCCCGAACTCTCCGGTATCCAAGCAATGGTGCTATAGCCCCTGACCAATGGTGATTGGTTTGTCACCTCCCATTGAGACACTGCTGTGTTCAATTGTCCTTTCCTGTAGCGTTACCGCATCTGGCCTTGGCCAAGCTGTATGGTCGCCAGCCAACAACGGACGACCCTGGTGTGGCATCTGTTTGATGTATAACTGCATCAATTTTTGTCGCTGTGGCCTGCTATCTTGTAACGCTTCATAAATACTTGACCACTTGCGTCTAAATGCTGGTGATAGTGATAAATCTGCCAAACTGTAAGCGTTCCGAGTTAGCAATATTGCATCCATCAGTTCAAATGTTGCATCATGCGCTCTACCTAGATAGTTATACGCTGCTTGACGAAATTCCTCTAATTTGGCACGGTTCATATTGGCAGATGAGAGTTGGTGGTTCTTCTCTCAGCTTCTGCTAATAGGGGACTGTGTTCAAGCACACCCCTTATTTTTCGTTGTCGCACCGGGAACTAGTCTAAACTCCAGAATCCCGCAACTATATGATAAATATCATGGGTAGAACGCCACAGCATTTTGAGATAGGAAATGTCATCAACTACAGGGACTTTTTTGTAAAAATCAGGGTCGAAACCTCTAGCTTTCATCTCTCTAGCGTAGATATGACCTAAAGTTCCCTCTGGAAAGTTAGCTAATTCATCTAAATCAAAAGGTACAGGTAGCCAGCGTTCCTGAAATAAAGTATTGACTTCTGGAATTTTCTTTAATTCATCAACTGCTAACTGTGCCATTTCTGTTTGGTCTAGAGCATCCTCAAAGTCAAATACTGGGTCAGTATTACCATTTCTGGGTTTGAGGCTGCTAGCAGCTAAAAATTCAATATAGGCGAGGAGTCCTTTATCGTTGTTGTAGTTAATTACATTATTCATGGTTATTTTGTTAGTTTAATATTTACACGCCAAGTCTAGAGGAGAATATTTACCTCAATTTTTGGCAAGCTAATCAAAATTTTCATGAATCTCCAGAGGTATTTGTAATCATCTTGAATTTTATTTTTCATTTATAAATGACCTTTAAACCAATACAAGTTCAGATAAGTATAAATACAAACCCCGATTTTTTACATAAATCGGGGTTTTTTAAAACTTCAACTATTTTCTTAACTCAAATATGCTGACTTAAGCATTCACTAAATTTGCACAGTTCAAAACTTTTTCCTGAAGCCATTTATACCAACTATCTAAGCCTGCACCTGTAGTTGCAGAAACTTGAAAAATTTGGATATTGGGATTAACTTGTTGGGCATATTCTATACAACGCTGCACATCAAAGTTGATATATGGTAATAAGTCTATTTTGGTAAGAATCATAATCTCACTGGCACGGAACATATGCGGATATTTAATCGGTTTATCTTCGCCTTCTGTCACTGAAAGAATTACAACTTTTGCCTGTTCTCCTAAATCAAATAAAGCGGGACAAACTAAATTACCGACATTTTCAATCATTAAAACTGAGTTTAATGGCGGCTTAAGTTGTTCTAAACCCCTTTCAATCATTGATGCGTCTAAATGACAGCCTGTACCCGTATTAATTTGCACAACTTTACAGCCTGTTTCTTTAATCTTTTGAGCATCATTAATTGTTTCTTGATCGCCTTCAATGACATTTATTGGTAATTGATTTTTTAAATCATTAATTGTGCGAGTTAATAGAGTAGTTTTCCCCGCACCAGGAGAACTCATTAAATTTAATGCCAGAATATTACGACCCTTAAACCATCCCCGATTTTGGGCAGCTATTAAATTATTCTTACCTAAAATTTCTTGTTCTAGAGATATGGTTGTTCCATGAATTTTTGCATGAACGTGAGATGCTTCATATTCATGATCATGGGTATGGGTAATTACTGTACCATCAGGTAAAGTGTGTGTATGGTGATGGTGATTGTGTTCTATTTCCCCTGTTTCTAAGTTAGTAATTTTGCCTTCAGCATCATCAGAACAACCGCAAGTTACACACATACTTCCTCAACCTCTATTTCTTTAATTTTTAGTTCTTCACCAGTGAGAATATCTAAGTGAACGCTACCACATTTACATAGACCAAATGGTTTGTCGATGGCAATTTCTGCACCACATTGGCGACATTTGGCTAAACCAGGAATTTCAATAATTTCTAAGGTTGCACCTTCGAGAATTGTGCCTTGGGTACAAATATCAAAGCAAAAATTAATCGCCTCTGGCATAATTGCCGAAAGTTTGCCAATTTCTAAAGCAACTCGGCGGACTTTTGTACCTTGGGCATATTCACTCACAATAGCGACAATATTTTGTATGATTCCTAGTTCGTGCATGAAAAAATTTACTCTTGATTAACAAATTCTGGGTAATTGATCACCAACTAACATATCAATAATTCTTTCTGTACCGAAGGCAGTTTTTAATAAAACTACACCGTGCGGTGAATCAATAACTTCACCAATAATACAAGCATTTTTACCAGATGGATGAGACTGCATAGCCGCTAAAACTGTTTCGGCTTGTTCACTTTTAACTACTACTACTAATTTGCCTTCGTTGGCTAAATATAAAGGGTCTAATCCCAAAATCTCACACATTCCTTGAACTTCTTCCCGCACAGGAATAGATGCTTCATTAATGCGAATACCGACATTAGAAGTTGAGGCAAATTCATTTAAAACTGTGGCTAATCCTCCCCTTGTAGCGTCGCGCATAGCGTGGATTTCGGGGCAAACATTGAGGATAGTGGCGACTAATTCATGTAATGGCTGACAATCACTTTCGATGTTTGTATCTAATGCTAATTCTCCACGGGCAATTAAAATTGCTGCACCGTGATTTCCTAGTTCACCATTAATAATGATGGCATCACCAGGTTGAATAT contains:
- a CDS encoding transposase — protein: MNRAKLEEFRQAAYNYLGRAHDATFELMDAILLTRNAYSLADLSLSPAFRRKWSSIYEALQDSRPQRQKLMQLYIKQMPHQGRPLLAGDHTAWPRPDAVTLQERTIEHSSVSMGGDKPITIGQGL
- the hypB gene encoding hydrogenase nickel incorporation protein HypB — protein: MCVTCGCSDDAEGKITNLETGEIEHNHHHHTHTLPDGTVITHTHDHEYEASHVHAKIHGTTISLEQEILGKNNLIAAQNRGWFKGRNILALNLMSSPGAGKTTLLTRTINDLKNQLPINVIEGDQETINDAQKIKETGCKVVQINTGTGCHLDASMIERGLEQLKPPLNSVLMIENVGNLVCPALFDLGEQAKVVILSVTEGEDKPIKYPHMFRASEIMILTKIDLLPYINFDVQRCIEYAQQVNPNIQIFQVSATTGAGLDSWYKWLQEKVLNCANLVNA
- the hypA gene encoding hydrogenase maturation nickel metallochaperone HypA — encoded protein: MHELGIIQNIVAIVSEYAQGTKVRRVALEIGKLSAIMPEAINFCFDICTQGTILEGATLEIIEIPGLAKCRQCGAEIAIDKPFGLCKCGSVHLDILTGEELKIKEIEVEEVCV
- a CDS encoding transposase, translating into MNTAVSQWEVTNQSPLVRGYSTIAWIPESSGSWALPLRHERITSWESPIQKAAWQLQQVCENLPTRPISVWDSEYGCAPFVLKTSNIKADILVRLRSNLCLWGAPPPYSGKGRPRKHGDKFKLNDASTWTQAIQTIEVNHPKLGRIKVSLWSNFHFRKAATRPMSLIRVERLDELGNLRVSKPLWLAWLGEQMPPLEEVWQLYLRRFTVDHWYRFLKQRLHWTLPKLRTPKQCERWSDLMPIMTWELWLARDIVADNPLPWQKLLVSLTPGRVAQAMGSILATIGTPARPPKPRGKSPGWKTGQPRQRRIRYPVVRKTTTKPRKQQSESA
- a CDS encoding alpha/beta fold hydrolase translates to MLNNLPAKMIELNGVEYFVRDSGTGEETVLLIHGWPDDGNLWKHQITALLEHGYRVICPDLLGYGLSETPTDISRYQLANLVNDMISLLEKLAVTKVHCIAHDYGAVIAWELAAHTEKLQTFTAMSVGHLAEFLTTSLENVQFLWIYFLNIHDVAPQLYQVNNSYLLREVLRSHPNREEILENTLKPGILANMQRLEKANPVPNYLLAALAGELPEPVAIPVPTFGIWGNQDEFLWESQMRNSGKYISADWKYEKITDAGHWFMLEQPQQVNQLLLNWLKKHSLELNNN